The DNA window GGACATGATACTTCACGCAAAGCGAACAATTGAAGGCAGAGGAATCCGGCGGGCGTTCAGGCATATTCTTGTTGACGAGTTTCAAGACACAGACCCCTTGCAGTTCGGGATGATTGAGTCTCTCAGGAATTATGATGACGGCTCCGGGCTTTTCGCTGTGGGAGACCCTAAGCAGTCAATATACAAGTTTAGGCACGCAGACCCCGCACTATTCGCCGATGTCATTTCACGCAATGACACACGCAAAATTTCTCTTGATACCAGCTTCAGGACTCGCGAAATATTGTTGTCCCGTATAAATTCAATGTTCGCAAAATTGTGGCCGGACGGAATCAGCCGACAGGAGTCCATGAAGAATGTGAAGTACAACGCCTTGTCCCCGGCGAATAATATTGACGGCCGGGAGTCCGGGACAATGCCGGATTTCGGGGTGTATCTTCTCAGGAATGATTACGGGGCGGAGGAAAGCCGCAAGATCCTCGCCGATGACTTAGCCGGAAAAATATTGTCATGGGTCAGTGAAGGCCGAACAGTTTGGGACAAGAAAGAGCAGCATATACGCCCGGTGAAATTCTCGGATTTCGCGATACTTTCACGGAGCCGGGGATGTTTCGCGATACTTGAGGAGGCATTAGAGCGTTACGGGATTCCCTCAGTCCAAGACAGAAGCAACGACTATTTCAGCCGCGGGGAAATCGGCGATGTAGTATGCACACTCAGGGCGGCCGCTGATTTCGGCGATGATTTCTCCGTAATGGGCTGGCTTATGTCTCCGTTCTCAGGCGTGAAGGAAGATGACGCAGTCGCAAAATGCCTCGCCTTGCCGGACAAAAATCACAAGCCCGCAGACCTTATCCGCGAAAATTTCCCGGAAGCATATTCACGGCTCGAATATCTTTCTGTTGTCGGCGAAAATGAAGGAGCTTCCGGGATTATTTCGTTCTACGACAGAAAAAGGGACTGGCTTTCGTGTTACCCGGAAAAAGACAGGCTCAGAGTCCTGCGTAATGTCCGGCTCGCTCTGAGGATTGCCCGCGAATTTCAGTCGTCAGGAACATCAAGCCTCATTTCATGCGCGGACTACATGACTCGCTCAGTCAGGAACAAATCACAGTACGAGGAACCCGCCTGGCATAATGAGGACGAAAACGCGGTGAGGCTCGGCGCAGTCCATTCGGCCAAAGGACTCGAATACCCCGTAACAGTCGTATTTGCCGACTCCGTAAGCAGAAAGCCCGACTCAAATCCCCTCAAGCCCTCGCGGGATCTCGGTATCGTTTTCAGCAGGCTTCCCGATGAGATTTCACCCGCAAAAGATTTCAGGTCAAAATTATCCGGCTGGCACAATTTATTGTCAGGGCAGGGCGACACGGAAGAGGAAGAGCGGCTATTCTACGTTGCCTGCACAAGGGCGCAGGACAGTCTGATTTTCTGCGGACTGATTAAGCCCATCGACAAAAAGACAGGGGACACGACTCCGAGAGGCTATCCTGATACGTGGTCAGATTTCCTGCTGAGGAGCATACCAGGATTTAGTGAGCCTCCTGAAATCATTACGGCTGACGGCGGGAACGTCCCGGAAATTTCCGGCCATGATGACGCGGAGAAAGTCATTCAGGCTGTCGAAACGGTGAAGGCTGTGCGGGCACTGCGTCAGATTTCGGCGACATCATTCGCGCTGTATGAGTGGTGCGCGTATGCGTGGAGGCGGAAATACCGACAGGGGCGGACTCTGACATGGGAGCTTCCTGATATGGGGAATGATTCTGACGATGATATTTCAGCGGTCGGCGGGGCGGCACTTGGGAGTCTTGCACACTGGATACTGTCGCGGCGGCCTGTCAGTGATGATTACGAGTCGGACATTGACACGCTGCTTTATGACCGTGATACGCTGGGCAGGCTTCCGGGTTACCTGCGCGACACGTGGAGGCACTGCGACAAAAACACGCTCCGTAAATGGCTGATGGATTTTGCCCGGAGTCCTCTCGGAATGACCCTGAGAAATTCGCCGGACGCGGAACGGGAATATATGTTCAGGATTCCGCTTGATGATAATACCGTCATGGCCGGAGCTGTTGACGCTGTTGTGGAAAATATTGTAGCTGACTACAAAATAACGGCTGTCGATAATGTCCCTGAAGGATTCTACGACTCACAGCTCGATTTCTATGCGTATGTGATTCACGAGAAGACGAAAGCAGAAAGCGTTGACGCTAAAATAGCGTTTCTCCGGGAAAATACAGTATATGGACGGACAATTACAGACTTTGCCCCGATACGTGAGAGAATAGAGAGAGCCGCGGCGGAATGCGCTTCCGGGAAAAATGAGTCATACCCGGCTAATCACGCTCACTGCGGAAAATGTCCGTTCAAGAAAGGCTGTGCGAAAATTGCAGAAACAATTTCAGCGAGCGAGTGAGAAACAGAAGGAGCTTCACAGGGAGCTTCACCGGGAGCATTATTTGACGTGCGAGAAGTATTATATCTTTGAGCTTCTGACGGTCGCCGGGGGTATGATGGGACTTTACACTTACAGTTTGCGGGGGCAGGTCTTCAGCAACGCCCAGACCGGGAACATCGTCAAGATGGCGGCGGCTATAGGCTGGGGGCGTTACAGTGTCGCGCTGTACTACCTGATTCCCTTCACGGCGTACATACTCGGCACTATATTGTCTGAAATTCTCCCGGAGAAAGTCAGAAAGGCTCACTTCATACGCTGGGACACATTGCTTGTCGGCATTGAGATTGTAACGCTGTTCATTGTGGGATTCATTCCGTTTTCATGGCCGGATCAGATAGCGCAGGTGATAATAAATTTCCTCTGTGCCATGCAGTTTAACACGTTCCGGCAGGCTGAAGGAGTCCCAATGGCTACGACGTTCGTAACAAATCACGTAAGGCAGATAGGAATCTCAGTAGCAAGAATCATCAGGCATCACGAGCAGGAAAAAGAAGCCCGCGCAAAAATGCTGAAGCACGTAAAAATCATTCTCGCGTTTATGATCGGGGGGATAAGCGTTACGGCACTCGCCCCCGTCCTGAAGGAGAAAACTATATGGCTTGCGGTGATTCCGCTGAGTGCGTGTTTCTGCGTTCTGTTGCAGTCTGATTTAGTGTATGAACGGGCAATGCTGGATATTACGCCGCACGGTCATTAGTGAGAAGGTGAAAATTATGGCTGTTACGGAGAAGAAAAAAGTTTGGGTTAAGCCTGACCGCAAAATGACAATGGAAGAGCTTTGGGAGCGTTTCGAGTATGACCCGGATTATGTTGATGATGATCCTGCGTATGAGGCTGCAATTTATGACAGGTACGGTAATCCGACATACGGGACTTTGTGCGCCAAGTACGAGACCGACCACAATTTAGGCTACGGGCCGTATACAATTGATGAGCTTTTCGCGGAATTTGACAAATGGCGCGAGGAGGCAGACCTTGAGGAAAGCGAAGCACGGCGGGAAATTCAAGCGTGATTACGAACGTGTACTAGGCGGAAAATACAGAAATATTATCATTCACCCTAAAGGCGAGTTATGGGCGATTATATATGCGCTTGAGAATGGCATATCCCTTCCCGAACGGTATCACGATCACGCGCTTCATAACAACTGGGAGGGCTTCCGCGAGTGTCATATACGGCCTGATTTCTAGCTGATTTATGCGTATGTTGATGATGATGTTCTCTGGCTTGAGAGGCTCGGAACTCACTCCGAAATTTTCGGGCTGTAACAAAAAAATTTCCCCCTTCAGAAATTCGGAGGGGGATTTTCTTTTACAGGCCAAGCAATTTTTTCTTCACTGCGTCAAATTCTTCTCTCGTTATTATTCCGTCATCAAGAAGACTCTTGAACTTCCTTATTTCGTCCGCTGCTGAATATCCGCAATGACAGCCGAATGACTCTTCCGCACGATTCGAAAAGCCCCGTGAAGATTCTATACTCTGTGAATTTTCCGGCTTCCCTGCGCTTGAAGGTTTTCCGCGTGAAGGCTCAAAATTTCCCGTATACAGACAGCGTTTATACACATGCCACTCATCAATATAGCCGATTGATTTACGCATTGCATTTGATGACGCGCCTATTGTCATGGGGTATTCATCGCTCGTGAAGTTCAGCGTGATTCTTTTCTCGGCCTTCATTTTCCCGTTGATGAACAAGCGCACTACCTTTTCAGAGTCTCTTGTTACTGCTATGTGAGTCCACTGCCTTATGGGTATTTCGGACTCAGTTTCAACCGACACTGAGCCGCTGAAGTCGGAGTAGAAAGAAAGTTTGCTGTTGTCCCCGCCCGCTTCCTTTACGAGGTTCACGTTGTAAAGAGTCCTCGTGCCGTGAAGCCATCTGCTGAATACAGTGAATGTTGTCGTGGGATAACGGTCAGTTACGTATTCAACCGGGTATACCCATGTTTCCATCGTAAACTCACGCGGGAAATCAAACGCTTCTTTGTTCTCGGTCTGAAGATACGAGTCGCCGTCAAGGTAAAGCGATTTTCCTCCCGTTACAGATTCTTTTGACGAAAGCACCGGGTCTCCGAATGCTTCCCATTTGATTCCGGCCTCATCGCGCAAAATCGAGTCGCTGAAGTGCATTACGGATGACGAATCATTTTCAGCAGACGCAGAAACGCACAGCAGAGTCAGAATTATAACCGCGCAAAATATTCTCCTCATCTCAAAATCGCCTCCCATAAAAAAACGAGGGACAAAATTTCTGCCCCCCGTGTGTAGTCTGATTACTTTCTGCGCTTCTTCAGCATGTCGACATAAACCGCAAGCAATATCACTATGCCTTTTGCGATTTGCTGCCAGAAGGAATTGAGTCCGAGAAGATTCAAGCCGTTGTTCAGCACTCCGATGATTAACACGCCGATCATTGTTGAGCCGATTTTACCGACTCCGCCTGACATTGACGTACCGCCCAAAACTGTAGCCGCAATCGCGTCCATCTCGAAACTCTGTCCCGCTGTGGGCTGACCTGATGCCATTCTCGCGCACAGTACAACGCCCGTAAACGCCGCCAGAAATCCGCTCATCGTGTAGACAAGTATCTTTGTCCGCGCAACGTTCACGCCGGAAAATATTGCTGCCTTGTCGTTTCCTCCGACCGCGTAAACATGACGGCCGAAACGAGTCTTGCTGAGGAGAATCACGCACACAATCAGGAACACAATCATGTAGATTACGGGATAGGGTATCGGCCCAAGCCAGCCCGTTCCGATTATCTGATAGTCCGGGAACATTGCGCGTATAGGCTGGCCGTTGGAGTAAATATACGCCGCGCCTCGTGCAATCTGCATCATCGCAAGAGTTACGATAAACGGAGGGATTGTTGTCTTTGCGATTACGAATCCGTTGAAGAGTCCGAGAGCCGTACCGATTACGATAGCAAGTATTACAGCCTGCGCCACCGGCATGTTGTTGAACGCGATGAAGCCCGCGCTGAGAGTCCCAGACAGAGCCAGAATTGACCCGACAGACAAATCAATTCCGCCCGTGATGATTGCGAATGTCATTCCGAACGCAAGACAGGCATTTGATGACACCTGCCGCAATACGTTCACTAAGTTTCGCTGTGAGTAGAAGACTCCGTTTGTTGTGAGCGACAATATTACGCACATCGCAAGAAGCCCGATAAGCGTACCCATATTTTCTTTGAAGTAGCGCGTAAATCCGTTCTGCGCCTTAACCTGATTCTCAAGCGGCATAGATATTTCCTCCTGTCCCTGTCGCATAACGCATTATTGTTTCCTGGCTCAGTTCGTTCTTGCTGAGATTGGCTGTAACTTTTCCCTCGTGCATGACTAATACGCGGTCTGACATGTTGATGACTTCCGGCAAATCTGAGCTTATCATGAGAATCGCGACTCCCTGTTTCGCAAGCTCATTCATGAAGCCGTAAATTTCCGCCCTCGCTCCTACGTCGACTCCCCTTGTCGGCTCATCGAGGATTAAGAGTTTCGGTTTTGTCGCAAGCCATTTTGCAATTACTATCTTCTGCTGATTTCCGCCCGAAAGATTTTCCGCGAGCTGTTCGGCTGAAGGAGTCTTTATCGCCAGTTCCTTAATGTAGCGCGTGATTGTGTCGGTCTCTTTTGCGAGATTGCCCAATGGCCGCCCCCTGAAGATTTCGTGAAGTACCGTCAATGTAAGATTGTAGCCGACGGAATTAATCAGCACGAGTCCTTCCTCTTTGCGGTTCTCAGGAACCATCGCGATTCCGTTGTTCATTGCCTGACGCACTGAGCGAATATGCACCGGCTTCCCGTCAATGAGAATCTGCCCCGTGTACTTGTCATCGATCCCGAAAATGCAGTGTGCCGTTTCAGATCTTCCTGCGCCGACAAGCCCGGACATTCCGACAATTTCACCCTCACGCACTGCGAACGATACGCCGTTGACGAACGGAGGCGATACTAGGTCTTTCACTTCGATAACGACTTTTCCCGGCTTCACCTCGTCCTTGAAGTAAAGCTGAGTCAATTCTCGCCCTACCATCATTGCGATTAATTGATCGTTCGTAGTCTCGCGTGTGTTGACTGTGCCGACATACTGACCATCGCGCATGATAGTTACGCGGTCTGTTATCGCAAATAGCTCGCTCATTCTGTGGGAGATGTAGATGATTCCGATTCCCTCAGCCTTTAGCTGTCTCATCGTCTCAAAAAGTACTTCCGTTTCTTTGTCCGTCAAAGACGCTGTAGGCTCATCCATCACGAGAATGTCAGCCTTTACTGATAACGCTTTTGCGATTTCTACCATCTGCTGCTGGGCAATGCTCAAGTCTTTGATTAGCGTGTTCGGGTCAAAGTCGAGGCCGAGACGCTGAAGCATTTTCCGGGCGGCTTCGTTCTCTTCTCCGCGCTTGATGATTCCGGCTACGTTACGTTCGCGGCCTAAGTACATATTCTCAGCAATCGACAAGTACGGCACTAAGCACAATTCCTGATGAATGACGCTGATTCCGTGAGCCTGTGAGTCAGCGACACTCTTCATGATGTGGGACTCGCCCTTTACGATTACTTCTCCTTCTTCGGGGATATAGATACCTGCAAGGCACTTGATGAGGGTAGATTTTCCTGCTCCGTTCTCGCCTAAAAGCGCGTGGACTTCTCCGGCTCTCAGCTCAAAATTTACATCTTTCAGCGCGTAAACGCCGGGGAATTTCTTGTGAATGTGTTTCATTTGGAGCAAAATATTTTCTTCTGCCATAAAAATTTTCACCTCCATAAAAACAAGAAGACAGGAGGCAAACGCTCCTGCCCTCCGTCATTCATAGTCTACTGCCAGCCGTCAACGCCAAATGAGTCAACGTTCTCGATTGTGATGAGCTGTACGGGTACGGGGATATGCTTCTCGACTTTTTCGCCCGCGAGAATCTTATAGGCCATCTCTACGCCGATTTTGCCGATGTTGATGGGGGACTGCGCCGCTGTTCCGGTCATGTCGCCTTCCTTTATGGCCTTCTTTGCGTCGGGTGAGCCGTCAACGCCGTAAATCAATACGCCCTTCATGTTCGCGGCCTTGAGTGCCTGAATTACGCCGCGTGCTGTCGGGTCATTGACGCACATAACAACGTTCATATCCGGGTGAGCCTGAATGATGTTCTCCATTTTCGGCATGGCTATTTCGAGCTGACCTTCTGAGCTGTCCTCCGCGACAATCGTAAATTCCGGGTGCTTCTCGATTGTAGCCTTGAAGTTTGCGATTCTGTCGATGCCTGTCTTTGTTGTGGGATGTCCGAGAATTACGGCTTTCCCGCCTTTGGGAAGACGCTTGAGCATGTCCTCAGCGCAGACGAGTCCGGCGGCGAGGTTGTCAGAAGCGACTATGCAGGCTACGTAGTCCTCATCATAGACAGCCGCGTCAACATTGATGATTGGGATTCCTGCTTCGTGGGCGGCCATGAGTCCGGGGGCAACTGCCTGCCAGTCGACAGGGTTAAGGAAAATTGCGTCAACGCCCTGCGCTACCATGTCTTCAATCTGTGAGATCTGCTTCACGGGGTCAAGTGCTGGGTCAAGCGTTATGAGCGTGTCGCCGTTTGCCTCAACAGCCGCTTTGATTGCGTCGTTCATGACTCCGAAAAACGGATTGTTCATCGTCATGTAGGTTGCGCCGAATTTCCTGCCCTGAGCGCCTGCTGCACAGACCGAACCGATAATGAGGGATACTGCGAGGAGTAATACAAAAAGTTTCTTCATGATTAAGAGACTTCCTCCTATGATATAAATTTTGTACGCAAAAAATTTTGGATGAGGTAATTATACAGTCCCCGCACATTTTTTGAATACCGAAATTACACAGTATGCACCCTAATACGCAAGGTAATCTATATCATCTGCAACATCTGGGAATCTCTCGCGGATTTCCTTTTTGCCCACCAGCCTGAAGCCCTCGTACCTGAATTTCGGAGAAGTCGCGCATGACACGAAAGTGAAGCCGTCATCATTGAGATTTTCCGCCGCGAATATTGCGCCTTTAGGGATTACCGCCATATGCCTTTGTCCTTTGCGAATGTCCGCGCCGAGAAGATATTGAGTCATTTTTCCGTCAGCAAGCACTGTGATTTTGAGGCCACAGCCCTCATGATAGTACCAGATTTCCTCGCAGTCTATTTCGTGGAAGTGTGATATTTCGCCCGCGCCAAGCAAAAAGTATATGCTTCCTGCTGAAGGCCGCCCGTCTGTTTCTGAAGATGACGTGTAGACCTCAGCGAATGAGCCGCCCTCCGAATGTCCCGAAAGATTATAGGCTTGCCTGAGTTCGTCAGCGCGTGAAAGTGCATGAGCTTTTACGGACGAAAGAGCCAGAATCACAGCGCACATCAGCAAATTTTTCATGATGCTTCCTCCTTTACAGGCTGATTATACTATTGCCATCCCAAACAAACAGGAGGCAATCACGCATGAATTACACCATCGGAATCGATACAGGCACAACATCAGTCAGCCTAGCCGCAATCAATGAATCCCGCGAGCTTGTAGCCAGCAGGACAATCAATCACGGCGCATTTATCCCCGGCGATTTCCCCGAATCACGGGTACAGAATCCCGCGCTAATTCTCTCGGCGGTCATGGCCGGACTCGAATCGATAACGCAGGAATACGGCGCACCCTCCGCAATCGGCTTCACAGGCCAAATGCACGGAGTGTTATACCTCGACAAAGACGGAAATCCCCTGTCCCCCCTCTACACATGGGAAGACCCAAGCGCGAATATTCCTGTTGACGGAAAATCATCGCTCGAAATTCTGCGCTCTCACGGCGTGAAATGTTCAGCGGGCTACGGAGTCGCGACTCATTTCTACCTTCAGCGGGCCGGGAAAATTCCTGCAGGGGCGGTGAGGCTCTCGACAGTCAGCGACTATATAGCAATGAAACTTTGCGGGAAAAATTCCCCGGTTCTTTCCGCTGAGATGGCCGCGGGGCTTGGAGGCTTTGACCTTCAGCGGCGTGAGTTCATGATTGACCGACTCGAATCTGCGGGCGTTGATGTCTTATTCCTTCCCGAAAATGTGAAAGGCTATGCGTTAATTGGCCATGCGGGAAATAATGTGCCTGTCATAACTTCAATGGGAGATAATCAGGCCAGCTTCATGGGTTCTGCTGACGACGAGGGAAATACCCTCCTGCTTAATGTCGGAACGGGATCGCAGGTTTCATTCATGACTCAAAATTTCGTTGAGACTGACGGAGACATAGAGCTTCGGCCATACGGTGAGAAATATATTCTTGCGGGTGCGGCACTTTGCGGGGGGAGGGCTTATGCCATGCTTGAAGGATTCTACCGGGAAATCTGCGGGAGTCCGTGCTATGACATGATGAGCCGGCACGCTGAAGAGTTTTTGCGGACTCAGGGTCTGACTCATGCGTGGAATGTCGACACAAGATTTCAGGGTACGCGCTCCAATCCCAATATCACCGGGAGCGTAACGGGAATCACATCGGACAACTTCACGCCGGGAGCGTTCACGGTCGGAGTCATACGGGGGATTATTGCTGAATTGCACGGAATGTACACGGCCATGAAGAATTTGACGGGAAGGAATGCCGCTGTCCTTGTGGGTTCCGGGAACGGCCTGCGGAAAAATGAGATAATGCGGAGGATTGCGGGCGAAATTTTCGGGCTTGAGGTGAGAGTCCCGAAATACCAGGAGGAAGCCGCCAGAGGCTGCGCGATTTGCGCCATGAATTTCGTGTAGAATATTCCCATTCCCAAACACAAAGGAGCATTCAGCATGAAGAAATTTTCAGCACTAATTATCATTCTCATACTCTCATCATCGCCACTTCACGCAGAGTATGACCCTCAGCACACAATGTTAGCCCTCAACATGGCAATTGTCTCGGTCAACCGAATTTTGACGGCGGAAAGCAGAGCAGTACTTGAGCAGGAATACAGCAGTATCATCAACAACCTTAGTCTCGGAAACATTGAGAGCGACACCGAAATGACCGCGCTTTACCGGGACTTGATGACCGTAATCACAAGCAAGCGTCTACGGTCGGAAGACTCGCGGAGATTCCTCACGTATTACGACACAGCAGAGAAACGACTCGTATCTTACGCACTCTCAAGCATTCGTACTCACGAAGCCCGGCTAAGGTCAGCACAAAATGAAGCGCAAGCCTCATCACAGGGAATCGCCCGCGTAAATTCGGAGCAGAACGCAATAATCGCAGGCTGGCTCGGAAACATGGCGGTCTCGTGCGTCTCGTCATTCTTCGGCGGAATATTCAGCTCATCGGAACTCCTCGATGACACCGTGAATGCTTACGACTCATATCAGCGTTTAGAGTTCATGCGCGGATATTACGAGTCGGAAGGACAGCGGGCAAATTCTCAGGCTGAAATCTCACGCGCTCAAATCTCCGGCTTGAGGGACGAACTCAAACACGACTCGGCCATGCTCAAAGAGGAGCTGAGAAATTCGCAGTGGCTCTTAGACCGTCAGGAAATTTCCGAATGCGACTCTCTTCAGCAAAGACTCCTCACAGCCTCATGGAATCTCCTCAGAAAATACAGCCTCCCAGACTCTTACCGTCTCACTCAAAAGACTCTCAGCTTCTACTACAAGGCACTGAACGAGCAGGACTCCGCCAAAAAGCTCCGTATGCTGCGCGCGATTGAGGACGAGTTTTCGGTGTACCCTCCCTACTGGTATTACCGCGCAAAATCAGCAGAGGAATCCGGCAATGCCTCCGAAGCTGAAAAAAGTTTCAAGAGGTTCGGCGAAGTGTGGCGGCCAGTCCTCAGAAGAGACCCCTACAAAGTCGAGGCAGAGAAATACCGCGTGAGGAAACTTGCTGACGATGACCCGCAGAAAAATTCCCGCGCTATTCTTGACGCTCTCGAAGTGATACGCTCAAACACTCCCAAAGATGACTGGGCGAATAACCTTTTTGCCGGAGTCGCGTTTTTTGTGATGGGCGACAAAGAGCAGGGCGTTGAATGCTTAGAGCTTAATGTTGATTTTGAGTACGAGACAGATATTAGCGGGGCATTGCTCGCAGAAATGAAAAAGGGCAGGCTCGACTCCGAATCAGCGCAGGAAGTCTCACGATCTCTCAGGCTCGGCGCACTCACGAAGGGAATGAGCGATGACGTTCGAGCGAGGGCGGCGGCATTGGCGGATTTCTTTGACGGTGTTGACGGTGCCGTGAAGAATCTCGAAAGCCTAAGCAGGTCAGCAGGAAGCCCGTCAATATTCCACGCTCTGAGAATCGCTGAACAGATGAAGGGAGGCACTCAGGATTTCGGGAAGGTTGTCGGACTCATGAAGGCTCATGACGGACTCAGGGACGAAATTTACGGTGATTACTCCGCTGTAATGCCTGTAGTGATGAGCTGTGCGAGCGCGGACTCTGTAAGCGCAAAAATCTTCATGGCCGACTCGCTGCTTTACGGCTGGGGAATTGAGCAGGACGCAAAGAAGGCGGAAGAGATTTTCACGGGGCTTGCCGAGAGCGGGAATGCTTACGCGCAGTTTGTGATTGTGCAGAGTCATTTT is part of the Synergistaceae bacterium genome and encodes:
- a CDS encoding SHOCT domain-containing protein is translated as MTIGASSNAMRKSIGYIDEWHVYKRCLYTGNFEPSRGKPSSAGKPENSQSIESSRGFSNRAEESFGCHCGYSAADEIRKFKSLLDDGIITREEFDAVKKKLLGL
- a CDS encoding type II toxin-antitoxin system YafQ family toxin produces the protein MRKAKHGGKFKRDYERVLGGKYRNIIIHPKGELWAIIYALENGISLPERYHDHALHNNWEGFRECHIRPDF
- a CDS encoding sugar ABC transporter ATP-binding protein, producing the protein MAEENILLQMKHIHKKFPGVYALKDVNFELRAGEVHALLGENGAGKSTLIKCLAGIYIPEEGEVIVKGESHIMKSVADSQAHGISVIHQELCLVPYLSIAENMYLGRERNVAGIIKRGEENEAARKMLQRLGLDFDPNTLIKDLSIAQQQMVEIAKALSVKADILVMDEPTASLTDKETEVLFETMRQLKAEGIGIIYISHRMSELFAITDRVTIMRDGQYVGTVNTRETTNDQLIAMMVGRELTQLYFKDEVKPGKVVIEVKDLVSPPFVNGVSFAVREGEIVGMSGLVGAGRSETAHCIFGIDDKYTGQILIDGKPVHIRSVRQAMNNGIAMVPENRKEEGLVLINSVGYNLTLTVLHEIFRGRPLGNLAKETDTITRYIKELAIKTPSAEQLAENLSGGNQQKIVIAKWLATKPKLLILDEPTRGVDVGARAEIYGFMNELAKQGVAILMISSDLPEVINMSDRVLVMHEGKVTANLSKNELSQETIMRYATGTGGNIYAA
- a CDS encoding sugar ABC transporter substrate-binding protein, translating into MKKLFVLLLAVSLIIGSVCAAGAQGRKFGATYMTMNNPFFGVMNDAIKAAVEANGDTLITLDPALDPVKQISQIEDMVAQGVDAIFLNPVDWQAVAPGLMAAHEAGIPIINVDAAVYDEDYVACIVASDNLAAGLVCAEDMLKRLPKGGKAVILGHPTTKTGIDRIANFKATIEKHPEFTIVAEDSSEGQLEIAMPKMENIIQAHPDMNVVMCVNDPTARGVIQALKAANMKGVLIYGVDGSPDAKKAIKEGDMTGTAAQSPINIGKIGVEMAYKILAGEKVEKHIPVPVQLITIENVDSFGVDGWQ
- a CDS encoding ABC transporter permease, which gives rise to MPLENQVKAQNGFTRYFKENMGTLIGLLAMCVILSLTTNGVFYSQRNLVNVLRQVSSNACLAFGMTFAIITGGIDLSVGSILALSGTLSAGFIAFNNMPVAQAVILAIVIGTALGLFNGFVIAKTTIPPFIVTLAMMQIARGAAYIYSNGQPIRAMFPDYQIIGTGWLGPIPYPVIYMIVFLIVCVILLSKTRFGRHVYAVGGNDKAAIFSGVNVARTKILVYTMSGFLAAFTGVVLCARMASGQPTAGQSFEMDAIAATVLGGTSMSGGVGKIGSTMIGVLIIGVLNNGLNLLGLNSFWQQIAKGIVILLAVYVDMLKKRRK
- a CDS encoding DUF1275 domain-containing protein, which codes for MQKQFQRASEKQKELHRELHREHYLTCEKYYIFELLTVAGGMMGLYTYSLRGQVFSNAQTGNIVKMAAAIGWGRYSVALYYLIPFTAYILGTILSEILPEKVRKAHFIRWDTLLVGIEIVTLFIVGFIPFSWPDQIAQVIINFLCAMQFNTFRQAEGVPMATTFVTNHVRQIGISVARIIRHHEQEKEARAKMLKHVKIILAFMIGGISVTALAPVLKEKTIWLAVIPLSACFCVLLQSDLVYERAMLDITPHGH
- a CDS encoding UvrD-helicase domain-containing protein, encoding MLTLSEDTPKGQRDAITANDKTITVEAGAGTGKTWVLSQRYLRLLLDDDDLLPSDILTLTFTEAAAGEMKARIESLIESALKDYPNHERKQNILDGLSDSWISTIHSFSTRLIRESGLSLDIDPMASVISAYQEQAFWEDVRNAAEFARLGRLAQNYAKGEIVVAAKSLDDDPYMNAAVGKWGAGNLASFARNAADLHSSSGLSWQDMMKWADDDSKLLEESGRRVMAVLREEWRRAWALWQNITVDGVKSSDMAGNALKNFLDGMRANPPANDDELRYFYDQIANNPAYIGRSAALVALRNTAVGSTLSVWRGEQPSAVRKITASFLLPVTDEEKKMRRTLMRFCAVSRAIWDMMKSKRGLLSFSDMILHAKRTIEGRGIRRAFRHILVDEFQDTDPLQFGMIESLRNYDDGSGLFAVGDPKQSIYKFRHADPALFADVISRNDTRKISLDTSFRTREILLSRINSMFAKLWPDGISRQESMKNVKYNALSPANNIDGRESGTMPDFGVYLLRNDYGAEESRKILADDLAGKILSWVSEGRTVWDKKEQHIRPVKFSDFAILSRSRGCFAILEEALERYGIPSVQDRSNDYFSRGEIGDVVCTLRAAADFGDDFSVMGWLMSPFSGVKEDDAVAKCLALPDKNHKPADLIRENFPEAYSRLEYLSVVGENEGASGIISFYDRKRDWLSCYPEKDRLRVLRNVRLALRIAREFQSSGTSSLISCADYMTRSVRNKSQYEEPAWHNEDENAVRLGAVHSAKGLEYPVTVVFADSVSRKPDSNPLKPSRDLGIVFSRLPDEISPAKDFRSKLSGWHNLLSGQGDTEEEERLFYVACTRAQDSLIFCGLIKPIDKKTGDTTPRGYPDTWSDFLLRSIPGFSEPPEIITADGGNVPEISGHDDAEKVIQAVETVKAVRALRQISATSFALYEWCAYAWRRKYRQGRTLTWELPDMGNDSDDDISAVGGAALGSLAHWILSRRPVSDDYESDIDTLLYDRDTLGRLPGYLRDTWRHCDKNTLRKWLMDFARSPLGMTLRNSPDAEREYMFRIPLDDNTVMAGAVDAVVENIVADYKITAVDNVPEGFYDSQLDFYAYVIHEKTKAESVDAKIAFLRENTVYGRTITDFAPIRERIERAAAECASGKNESYPANHAHCGKCPFKKGCAKIAETISASE
- a CDS encoding cupin domain-containing protein; the encoded protein is MKNLLMCAVILALSSVKAHALSRADELRQAYNLSGHSEGGSFAEVYTSSSETDGRPSAGSIYFLLGAGEISHFHEIDCEEIWYYHEGCGLKITVLADGKMTQYLLGADIRKGQRHMAVIPKGAIFAAENLNDDGFTFVSCATSPKFRYEGFRLVGKKEIRERFPDVADDIDYLAY